The following proteins come from a genomic window of Sinorhizobium fredii NGR234:
- a CDS encoding adenylate/guanylate cyclase domain-containing protein, with translation MPDDDEPTLVSAAPQRKLAVILAAVVAGYSRLMERDEEGTHQRLQGLLREVVRAAAETHRGRIFKTAGGRIHGRIRERHRSGALPR, from the coding sequence ATGCCGGACGACGACGAACCAACCCTGGTATCTGCCGCACCTCAAAGGAAGCTGGCAGTCATCCTTGCGGCTGTTGTCGCCGGCTACAGTCGCTTGATGGAGCGCGATGAGGAGGGCACCCACCAGCGGCTGCAGGGACTGCTGCGCGAAGTCGTCCGGGCAGCGGCCGAAACACACCGGGGGCGCATCTTCAAGACGGCAGGGGGCCGGATTCATGGCAGAATTCGCGAGCGCCATCGAAGCGGTGCGCTGCCCCGTTGA
- a CDS encoding RES family NAD+ phosphorylase encodes MTAQILDRTLSAYRIGDPNGAYPIFDGTGSTIAPGRWNTSISPIIYSSEHYSTAVLEKLVHGSGRLPPNRHYVEIAFPRGLSYEVFSPPVLPGWDRMPPTVSKRFGEQWCLEKRSAILLVPSVVARLDRNVLINPAHPAFPEIQASLHQPVYWDRRLFGV; translated from the coding sequence GTGACGGCCCAAATACTTGACCGCACGCTGTCGGCTTATCGAATAGGCGACCCGAACGGCGCCTATCCGATATTCGACGGGACCGGATCGACAATTGCACCAGGTCGCTGGAACACGTCGATAAGTCCGATCATCTATAGCAGTGAACACTATTCGACCGCTGTGCTAGAAAAACTGGTTCATGGCAGCGGACGATTGCCGCCTAACCGGCACTATGTCGAGATCGCGTTTCCACGTGGGCTGAGCTATGAGGTCTTTTCGCCGCCTGTTCTCCCAGGCTGGGATCGGATGCCGCCGACGGTGAGCAAGAGGTTCGGCGAGCAATGGTGCCTCGAGAAACGAAGCGCTATTTTGCTGGTCCCGAGCGTCGTCGCGCGTCTCGACAGGAACGTCCTGATCAATCCGGCTCATCCAGCGTTCCCCGAGATCCAGGCCAGCCTTCATCAGCCGGTCTATTGGGATCGCCGCCTCTTTGGTGTGTAG
- a CDS encoding transposase: MEDRAQILAEAFAPGAVVSEVARRFEVSTGLLYTWRRQALVQQAEPAFVQAKLVGFASSDAVELAMTVDFPNGVKVRIGSAAPCDLAAAIMRALQ; the protein is encoded by the coding sequence TTGGAAGATCGCGCGCAGATACTGGCGGAGGCCTTCGCGCCGGGCGCGGTGGTTTCCGAAGTTGCGCGCCGCTTCGAGGTTTCGACCGGCCTGCTCTACACGTGGCGGCGGCAAGCTTTGGTCCAGCAGGCCGAGCCCGCCTTTGTCCAAGCCAAGCTTGTTGGCTTCGCCAGCAGTGATGCGGTGGAACTGGCCATGACCGTGGACTTCCCGAACGGCGTGAAGGTGAGAATTGGCTCAGCAGCGCCATGCGACCTGGCAGCCGCAATTATGCGAGCGCTCCAATGA
- a CDS encoding type II toxin-antitoxin system RelE/ParE family toxin: MKLEWTSKAVSDIGRLYDFLAPVNRQAAVRTVQSLTSAPTRLLEQPRIGERLDEFDPREVRRILIGHYEMRYEIRQSTIYVLRLWHTREER; encoded by the coding sequence ATGAAGCTTGAGTGGACGAGTAAAGCGGTGTCCGATATCGGGCGCCTCTACGATTTCCTGGCGCCAGTAAATCGGCAAGCTGCTGTCCGAACCGTCCAATCATTGACAAGCGCTCCAACCCGCCTGCTTGAACAACCGCGGATCGGCGAGCGCCTGGACGAGTTCGATCCCCGGGAGGTCCGCCGAATCCTCATTGGCCATTACGAAATGCGCTATGAGATCAGGCAGTCGACGATCTACGTGCTGCGGCTTTGGCATACGCGTGAAGAGCGATAA
- a CDS encoding ABC transporter permease encodes MSHLATHLRVVGALLVREMGTRFGSKPGGYVWALLDPAAHILLMTVIFQAIARAPALGTSFALFFATGYIAFQFYQTMSSYLNSAVRANKALLSYPNVAPIDTVVARFVLQAGTTSLVAFIVLGTIVATMRVKTSLHWPAILEAGAMACLFGLGVAMVNCVLFLKYPLYEQVFNIVNRPLFLISGVFFLPDSIPVPYRDLVLMNPLVHVIMGFRKGFYPEYRAIGLDMTYLYGIAFLTLFAGMLVFTLSRKTLRNE; translated from the coding sequence GTGAGCCATCTCGCCACCCATCTCCGCGTCGTCGGCGCTCTTCTCGTCCGGGAAATGGGGACGCGTTTCGGCTCGAAGCCCGGCGGCTATGTCTGGGCACTGCTCGACCCAGCCGCCCATATCCTGCTGATGACGGTGATCTTCCAGGCGATCGCCCGGGCGCCGGCGCTCGGCACCAGTTTTGCCCTGTTCTTCGCCACCGGCTATATCGCCTTCCAGTTCTACCAGACGATGTCGAGCTACCTGAACAGCGCGGTGCGCGCCAATAAGGCGCTGCTCAGTTACCCGAATGTCGCACCAATAGATACGGTCGTCGCCCGTTTCGTCCTGCAGGCCGGCACCACCTCGCTCGTCGCCTTCATCGTGCTCGGCACGATCGTCGCAACCATGCGGGTCAAAACCAGCCTACACTGGCCGGCGATCCTCGAGGCAGGGGCGATGGCCTGCCTCTTCGGTCTCGGCGTGGCGATGGTCAATTGCGTGCTGTTCCTCAAATATCCGCTGTACGAGCAGGTCTTCAACATCGTCAACCGGCCGCTTTTCCTGATCTCCGGCGTCTTCTTCCTGCCGGATTCCATCCCCGTCCCCTACCGCGATCTCGTGCTCATGAATCCGCTCGTCCACGTCATCATGGGCTTCCGCAAGGGCTTCTATCCGGAATACCGCGCCATCGGCCTCGACATGACCTATCTTTACGGAATCGCATTTCTGACATTGTTTGCCGGAATGCTTGTGTTCACCCTTTCCCGAAAGACGCTGAGAAACGAATGA
- a CDS encoding YHS domain-containing (seleno)protein, translating into MDAVTRIGARGTGRYVAAFVLVVAAAGGGSPALADDSVNTGYFGGVAIMGYDTVAYFTEGKATKGSEKFSYEWLGTPWHFANAKHREMFISEPTKYAPQYGGYCAGEVAFGSVTVNIDPEAFKIIDGKLYLIYDKKHAEGFAADTEDVVAKADGNWPKVAADLEMDQYH; encoded by the coding sequence ATGGATGCGGTGACCAGAATCGGTGCACGAGGGACAGGTCGCTATGTGGCGGCGTTCGTCCTGGTTGTGGCAGCGGCTGGCGGCGGGTCGCCGGCTCTCGCCGACGACTCGGTAAACACGGGTTACTTCGGCGGCGTGGCGATCATGGGATACGACACAGTCGCCTACTTCACCGAAGGCAAAGCGACGAAGGGATCAGAGAAATTTTCCTACGAATGGCTGGGTACGCCGTGGCATTTCGCCAATGCCAAACACCGCGAAATGTTCATCAGCGAGCCGACCAAATACGCGCCTCAGTACGGCGGCTACTGCGCGGGCGAGGTCGCCTTCGGCTCAGTTACGGTGAACATCGATCCGGAGGCATTCAAGATCATCGACGGCAAGCTTTACCTGATCTACGACAAGAAGCATGCGGAGGGGTTCGCCGCCGACACGGAGGACGTCGTGGCAAAGGCAGACGGCAACTGGCCGAAGGTCGCGGCCGACCTCGAAATGGATCAGTATCACTGA
- a CDS encoding ABC transporter ATP-binding protein, translating into MIRFEQATKYARTKGIKKPIIEDASLTLNRGKSVGLLGRNGAGKSTLLRLIAGALKLDSGRIIRLGKISWPLGFAGSFQGSMTGEQNVRFVARIYGVDTEELIAYVEDFAELGPFFKAPVGTYSSGMKARLAFGLSMGVNFDYYLVDEITAVGDSNFKKKCQAVFQTKLQDSDVIMVSHSTGTIRDYCDCGVVLEKGKLTYYEDVEDAIRAHDKNMREN; encoded by the coding sequence ATGATCCGGTTCGAGCAGGCGACGAAATATGCCCGCACCAAGGGCATCAAGAAGCCGATCATCGAGGATGCCTCCTTGACCCTTAACCGCGGCAAGAGCGTCGGGCTGCTCGGCCGCAACGGCGCCGGCAAGTCTACGCTGCTTCGACTGATTGCCGGCGCGCTCAAGCTCGACAGCGGCCGGATCATCCGCCTCGGCAAGATCTCCTGGCCGCTCGGCTTCGCCGGCAGCTTTCAGGGTTCGATGACTGGCGAACAGAATGTGCGCTTCGTCGCCCGCATCTACGGCGTCGATACGGAGGAACTCATCGCCTATGTTGAGGATTTCGCCGAACTCGGGCCCTTCTTCAAGGCACCCGTCGGCACCTATTCCTCCGGCATGAAGGCACGGCTTGCCTTCGGCTTGAGCATGGGCGTCAACTTCGACTATTATCTCGTCGACGAAATCACCGCCGTTGGTGACTCAAATTTTAAGAAGAAGTGCCAAGCTGTTTTCCAGACCAAGCTCCAGGACTCCGACGTGATCATGGTCTCGCACAGCACCGGTACGATCCGCGACTACTGCGACTGCGGCGTCGTGCTGGAAAAAGGCAAGCTGACATATTATGAAGACGTCGAGGACGCGATCCGCGCGCACGACAAGAACATGAGGGAAAATTGA
- the tnpB gene encoding IS66 family insertion sequence element accessory protein TnpB (TnpB, as the term is used for proteins encoded by IS66 family insertion elements, is considered an accessory protein, since TnpC, encoded by a neighboring gene, is a DDE family transposase.) yields MIPISSGVRVWIASGHCDMRKGMQGLALLVQEGLGRDPFRGDVFVFRGRSGRLIKALWHDGIGLSLYAKRLERGRFIWPATEGGAIALTAGQMSYLLEGIDWRNPQQSWRPTSAG; encoded by the coding sequence ATGATCCCGATCAGTTCCGGGGTGCGGGTGTGGATCGCGAGCGGTCACTGCGACATGCGCAAGGGCATGCAGGGTCTGGCGCTGCTGGTGCAGGAAGGCCTCGGTCGCGATCCGTTTAGGGGCGACGTCTTCGTCTTTCGGGGGCGCAGCGGCCGACTGATAAAAGCTCTTTGGCATGATGGGATCGGCCTATCGCTATATGCGAAACGGCTCGAGCGCGGCCGCTTCATCTGGCCGGCGACGGAGGGTGGCGCGATCGCGCTGACCGCCGGTCAGATGTCCTATCTGCTGGAAGGGATCGATTGGCGAAACCCGCAGCAGAGCTGGCGTCCGACCAGCGCGGGGTGA
- a CDS encoding antitoxin Xre-like helix-turn-helix domain-containing protein — protein MLAFEHVADVLGLPAKETAARSPLGLISRIEGGLPIAALERVVHLLAPHDSQFKYRLVPKATYERRKAALRLSPEEGMRIARVARVWNLALDVWQSEDEAREFLFRSHPMLEDKRPIDVVIQSEIGAELVLEILASLKYGSAA, from the coding sequence ATGTTGGCGTTTGAGCATGTTGCCGATGTCCTCGGACTGCCGGCCAAGGAGACAGCCGCACGGTCACCGCTTGGGCTAATTAGCCGCATCGAGGGCGGGCTCCCGATTGCGGCGTTGGAGCGTGTGGTTCACCTTCTCGCGCCACATGACAGCCAGTTCAAGTATCGCCTTGTACCCAAGGCTACATATGAACGGCGAAAGGCAGCGCTTCGCCTCTCGCCCGAGGAGGGGATGCGCATTGCGCGTGTCGCGAGAGTCTGGAATCTGGCCCTGGATGTTTGGCAGAGCGAGGACGAGGCCCGCGAATTCCTGTTTCGGTCGCATCCGATGCTCGAGGACAAACGTCCGATCGATGTGGTCATTCAGAGCGAAATCGGTGCTGAACTGGTCTTGGAAATTCTCGCCAGCCTGAAATACGGCAGCGCTGCGTGA
- a CDS encoding adenylate/guanylate cyclase domain-containing protein yields MERRLTAILSADVVGYSRLMGEDEVGTLARLKACRRELVDPAIAEFHGRIIKLMGDGALVEFASVVDAVQCAAVIQRKMASRDQGVSENQRIQFRIGINLGDVIVEGDDIYGDGVNIAARLEGLAEPGGICISGTAFDQTVHKADVGFLALGEQHLKNITDPVRMYRVLLDPSKAGKVVAATRRPGQRALILATGATLLIALTAIAFAWQWPFAPQRPSIAVLPFLNLSGDPDQDYFTDGITDNLITDLARLSDLDVVSRNSVFAYKGKPVVLADIERDLGVRFVVEGSVQRTGDQIRVNAQLIDAASGDHLWANRFGRGGADVFAVQDELSRQIAEALGLKLTPSEAERIARPPTANLEAYDYYLRAAQETRTGRRSRMLEALALFDKAETLDPGFAEAFAADAHATAYVWRSAYDDVLQSALARKRAYDKASRALALDPELSSPYAVLAVMQVVERRHEQAITSARKAVSLGPADADAHMAFAYVQLVSGNHAEAAAAVATALKHDPNLSAIGRYTAGLVFYLQRDYAKAIDNFERARDGSPGNGEFVTPLAMAYVRAGRLDDARAAVADGIRLQDGRDCLAGWRLSHAHFRKQDLAFILEGLREAGLPEWPFGFKGDERERLNGDEIASTVIGKLLRGKTEPSGSPALMQIGLNGSAAFRSATQLMTETVSIKGDMLCEQSENAFGQADCGPVYRRANSPDETIFAYVNSTKVFYFSPAK; encoded by the coding sequence ATGGAAAGGCGGCTCACCGCGATCCTTTCTGCCGATGTAGTCGGCTATAGCCGCCTCATGGGAGAGGATGAGGTCGGCACGCTCGCCCGGCTGAAAGCCTGCCGCCGGGAACTGGTCGATCCCGCTATAGCGGAATTCCATGGTCGCATCATCAAGCTCATGGGCGATGGTGCGCTCGTCGAGTTCGCGAGCGTTGTCGACGCGGTCCAGTGTGCCGCCGTGATCCAGCGGAAAATGGCCAGCCGCGATCAGGGCGTCTCCGAGAACCAGCGAATTCAGTTTCGCATCGGCATCAACCTCGGCGACGTCATTGTCGAAGGCGATGATATCTACGGCGACGGCGTCAACATAGCCGCGCGACTGGAGGGACTGGCCGAACCCGGCGGCATTTGCATCTCCGGCACAGCGTTCGACCAAACCGTGCACAAGGCCGATGTCGGCTTCTTGGCTCTCGGTGAGCAGCACCTGAAGAACATAACCGACCCGGTTCGCATGTACCGCGTTCTGCTCGACCCCTCCAAGGCGGGGAAGGTGGTCGCCGCGACCCGCCGGCCCGGCCAACGGGCTTTGATTTTGGCAACGGGCGCAACGCTGCTGATCGCGCTCACGGCGATTGCCTTCGCATGGCAATGGCCGTTTGCGCCGCAACGTCCATCCATCGCGGTGCTTCCATTCCTCAATTTGAGTGGCGACCCCGACCAGGACTATTTCACCGATGGCATCACCGACAACCTGATCACCGATCTCGCCAGGCTTTCGGACCTTGACGTCGTCTCCCGCAATTCGGTCTTTGCCTACAAAGGCAAGCCCGTCGTTTTGGCAGACATCGAACGCGATCTCGGTGTGCGCTTTGTCGTTGAGGGCAGCGTGCAGCGGACCGGCGATCAAATCCGCGTCAACGCGCAACTGATCGATGCGGCAAGCGGCGACCATCTGTGGGCCAACCGGTTCGGCCGTGGCGGGGCGGATGTGTTTGCCGTGCAGGACGAGCTCAGCAGGCAGATCGCCGAAGCGCTCGGCCTGAAGCTGACTCCGTCCGAGGCCGAGCGGATCGCTCGGCCGCCGACCGCCAATCTCGAAGCGTACGACTACTACCTGCGGGCCGCGCAGGAGACGCGGACTGGTCGCCGTTCCCGGATGCTGGAGGCACTGGCGCTCTTTGACAAGGCGGAGACGCTCGACCCCGGTTTTGCCGAGGCCTTCGCCGCCGACGCGCACGCTACCGCCTATGTCTGGCGAAGCGCCTACGACGACGTTCTCCAGAGCGCGTTGGCGCGAAAAAGGGCCTACGACAAGGCAAGTCGCGCGCTGGCCCTCGACCCCGAGCTTTCATCGCCGTACGCCGTTCTCGCCGTAATGCAGGTCGTGGAGCGCCGTCACGAGCAGGCGATCACCTCGGCGCGGAAGGCCGTGTCTCTTGGACCTGCCGATGCAGACGCTCATATGGCCTTCGCATACGTTCAACTGGTCTCCGGTAATCATGCCGAAGCCGCTGCGGCCGTAGCGACGGCGCTCAAGCACGATCCGAACCTCTCCGCCATCGGCAGATACACTGCTGGCCTGGTCTTTTATCTGCAGCGCGATTACGCGAAGGCCATCGACAATTTCGAACGTGCCCGAGATGGTTCGCCGGGGAACGGCGAGTTCGTTACCCCTCTCGCCATGGCCTATGTCCGTGCCGGCCGCCTTGATGACGCCCGCGCGGCTGTCGCAGATGGAATCCGCCTTCAGGACGGGCGCGATTGTCTAGCAGGCTGGCGGCTCAGCCACGCCCACTTCCGCAAGCAGGACCTTGCGTTTATCCTCGAAGGCTTGCGCGAGGCCGGCCTGCCAGAGTGGCCATTCGGCTTCAAAGGCGACGAGCGTGAGCGGCTGAACGGGGACGAAATCGCAAGCACCGTCATAGGCAAACTGCTGCGGGGTAAGACCGAGCCCTCGGGAAGCCCGGCACTCATGCAAATCGGCCTCAATGGCAGCGCGGCATTCCGCTCGGCGACGCAGTTGATGACCGAAACGGTTTCCATCAAAGGAGACATGCTCTGCGAGCAAAGCGAGAATGCATTCGGTCAAGCAGATTGCGGTCCAGTCTACAGACGTGCCAACTCGCCCGACGAGACCATCTTTGCCTATGTGAACTCTACCAAGGTCTTCTATTTCTCGCCCGCGAAATAG
- a CDS encoding ankyrin repeat domain-containing protein, translating into MRRLLASVALFFAATMAAAGDPLFDAVAAGDAAAVERVLAAGAIVDSRARDQATPLINAALAGQLAIAELLIGKDADVMARNAGGFTPVHAAAFSGSLPIIKLLLDHGAALDDAANKAGVTPLMVAGEENHVALAQFLLAKGADVGHAEVHGYTPITRAFWKGNTDIVRMFKRHGATCPPASLLGEGDYAKCMELHD; encoded by the coding sequence ATGCGCCGATTGCTTGCATCGGTAGCGTTGTTTTTCGCCGCGACAATGGCGGCCGCGGGTGATCCCTTGTTCGATGCAGTTGCGGCCGGAGATGCCGCCGCCGTCGAGCGGGTCCTTGCCGCGGGTGCCATTGTGGACAGCCGGGCACGCGACCAGGCAACGCCTCTCATCAACGCCGCCCTGGCAGGCCAGCTCGCCATAGCCGAATTGCTGATCGGCAAAGATGCCGACGTCATGGCGCGCAACGCCGGCGGCTTTACACCAGTTCATGCCGCGGCCTTTTCCGGCAGCTTGCCGATTATCAAGCTGCTGCTCGACCACGGAGCGGCGCTTGACGACGCGGCCAACAAGGCGGGTGTGACGCCGCTGATGGTAGCCGGTGAGGAAAACCACGTTGCCCTCGCGCAGTTTCTGCTCGCCAAAGGGGCCGATGTCGGTCACGCCGAGGTTCACGGCTACACGCCAATCACACGGGCATTCTGGAAGGGCAATACGGACATTGTCCGGATGTTCAAGCGGCACGGTGCGACCTGCCCTCCGGCCAGCCTCCTCGGCGAGGGAGATTACGCAAAATGCATGGAACTCCACGATTGA
- a CDS encoding nucleotidyltransferase and HEPN domain-containing protein translates to MRSSLEHLPEKKQRELSRVVEIIHEEFSDALEGTSAAFKKRGRILKIILFGSYARGTFVDEPHTMKGYRSDYDILVIVNSKKLAEPEYWDKATDRLMWDKAISTPVSPIVHGAREVNNFLADGQYFFVDIVREGIVLYELDDRPLAEPKRLSPADALRVVSEHLDNKFPSALSFLDTAQYLFRKGQLKHSAFELHQSIETAYSCLLLTLSNYSPPSHNLKFLRGLAEDRDRRLVDAWPRDQHRFTAWYNILNEAYVKARYSKHFEITDEALAWLLEQTEHLHRMVMLICKERLAELERATRDGS, encoded by the coding sequence ATGAGATCGAGCCTCGAACATTTGCCGGAGAAGAAGCAGCGCGAGCTTTCCCGCGTCGTCGAGATCATCCATGAGGAGTTTTCCGACGCGCTCGAGGGAACCTCGGCCGCCTTCAAAAAGCGCGGGCGGATCCTGAAGATCATCCTGTTCGGTTCCTATGCCCGCGGCACCTTCGTCGACGAGCCGCACACGATGAAGGGTTACCGCTCCGACTACGACATCCTCGTCATCGTCAATTCGAAGAAACTCGCCGAACCGGAATACTGGGACAAGGCGACCGACCGACTGATGTGGGACAAGGCGATCTCGACGCCGGTCAGCCCTATCGTTCATGGCGCCCGCGAGGTAAATAACTTCCTGGCCGACGGACAATATTTCTTCGTCGACATCGTGCGCGAAGGCATCGTGCTTTACGAACTCGACGACCGACCGCTGGCAGAACCGAAGCGGTTGTCTCCCGCCGATGCGCTTCGAGTAGTAAGCGAGCATCTCGACAACAAATTTCCGTCGGCGCTCAGTTTTCTCGATACAGCGCAATATCTTTTCAGGAAGGGTCAACTCAAACATTCGGCATTTGAACTGCACCAGTCGATAGAGACCGCCTATTCGTGCCTGCTGCTTACGCTTTCCAACTACAGTCCACCTTCGCACAATTTGAAGTTCTTGCGGGGGCTTGCCGAAGACCGGGACCGCCGGCTCGTCGACGCATGGCCGCGCGACCAGCATCGCTTCACGGCCTGGTACAACATTCTCAACGAGGCCTATGTGAAGGCGCGCTACTCGAAGCACTTCGAAATCACGGACGAAGCGCTTGCTTGGCTGCTCGAGCAGACAGAACATCTGCACCGAATGGTCATGCTGATCTGCAAAGAGCGATTGGCAGAGTTGGAGCGGGCGACGCGCGACGGCAGTTGA
- a CDS encoding RkpR, polysaccharide export protein codes for MAASKDAAVNKPDSVQAAYKKETVKAAAKSKGIAVLEGLLGKESAPVIPLPGRTKLEPVKKAGWQPKWLTKLRWRHAIIGASFLGLVAVPATLASLYMAFIAADQYHSTTSFAVRSIEGGVSGDILGMFTQASGGSTVSDSYILMEYILSERMAGDADRRFRLEEVYATRGLDYFYGIGSDLSIEDKLAYWQDMVSVNFDYASGIMQVTVKAFDPKQAQAIAQFIVDQSDSLVNSLSLSARNDVLRAAQDEVLAGEARLSKARAALRDYRDKSQEISPEEGAKLAVQLIGGLEAELTKLNADLATAKSQMSEDTPRIRVLKTRIESLEQQLSVERQRLGTGERETATNDPNSPDVAGRIAEFEELETQREFAERAYAAALSSLEKARIEANNRQRYLALFIEPTLSQLAQYPHRLLSALLVTLGLLFAWGIGVMGYYNIRDRA; via the coding sequence ATGGCGGCAAGCAAAGACGCGGCAGTGAACAAGCCTGACTCCGTGCAGGCCGCCTACAAGAAGGAGACCGTCAAGGCGGCCGCCAAAAGCAAGGGGATCGCGGTTCTTGAAGGGCTGCTCGGCAAGGAGAGCGCGCCGGTCATTCCGCTTCCGGGGCGCACCAAGCTCGAGCCGGTCAAGAAAGCCGGCTGGCAACCGAAATGGCTGACGAAGCTGCGCTGGCGCCACGCCATCATCGGCGCCTCGTTCCTTGGGCTCGTCGCCGTGCCGGCAACGCTCGCTTCGCTCTACATGGCCTTCATCGCCGCCGATCAATATCACAGCACGACATCCTTCGCCGTGCGCAGCATCGAAGGCGGCGTTTCTGGCGACATCCTGGGCATGTTCACCCAGGCCTCGGGTGGCAGTACGGTTTCCGACAGCTATATTCTCATGGAATATATCCTAAGCGAGCGCATGGCTGGCGACGCCGACCGCAGGTTTAGGCTCGAGGAGGTCTACGCCACTCGCGGGCTCGACTATTTTTATGGCATCGGCTCCGATCTGTCGATCGAGGACAAGCTCGCCTATTGGCAGGACATGGTGAGCGTCAATTTCGACTACGCCTCCGGCATCATGCAGGTGACCGTCAAAGCCTTCGATCCGAAACAGGCGCAGGCAATCGCGCAGTTCATCGTTGACCAGAGCGACAGCCTCGTGAACAGCCTTTCGCTTTCGGCGCGTAACGACGTGCTGAGGGCCGCCCAGGACGAAGTGCTGGCGGGCGAAGCGCGGCTTTCCAAGGCGCGCGCGGCGCTGCGCGACTATCGCGACAAGTCGCAGGAGATCAGCCCCGAGGAAGGGGCAAAGCTAGCCGTGCAGCTAATTGGCGGCCTTGAGGCAGAGCTGACAAAACTCAACGCGGACCTCGCCACCGCGAAGAGCCAGATGAGCGAAGACACGCCGCGCATTCGCGTGCTCAAGACGCGAATCGAAAGCCTGGAGCAACAGCTCAGCGTCGAGCGCCAGCGCCTCGGCACCGGCGAAAGGGAAACGGCTACGAATGATCCCAATTCGCCGGACGTCGCGGGACGCATTGCCGAGTTCGAGGAGCTGGAAACCCAGAGGGAATTCGCCGAACGTGCCTATGCGGCCGCTTTGAGCTCCCTTGAGAAGGCCCGTATCGAGGCGAACAACCGCCAGCGCTATCTAGCCCTGTTCATCGAGCCTACGCTTTCACAGCTGGCGCAGTATCCGCACCGGCTGTTGAGTGCGCTGCTAGTGACCCTAGGGCTATTGTTTGCCTGGGGAATCGGTGTGATGGGGTATTACAACATTCGGGATCGGGCCTAG
- a CDS encoding CopG family ribbon-helix-helix protein, whose translation METKVLTAHVPLPLAEKVDQIAARLERSRGWIVKQALAAWIDQEEERRRLTLEALADVDSGRVIHHQSVQAWADSLDSDNPRPLPIS comes from the coding sequence ATGGAAACGAAGGTACTGACAGCGCACGTGCCGCTGCCGCTCGCCGAGAAAGTCGATCAAATCGCGGCTCGACTTGAGCGTTCGCGCGGTTGGATCGTGAAGCAAGCGTTGGCGGCCTGGATCGACCAGGAAGAGGAACGCCGGCGTTTGACTCTGGAGGCGCTCGCTGACGTGGACAGCGGCCGGGTAATCCACCACCAGTCCGTGCAGGCGTGGGCCGACAGTCTCGACAGCGATAACCCGCGACCGCTACCGATATCATGA